A single region of the Changchengzhania lutea genome encodes:
- a CDS encoding tetratricopeptide repeat protein, whose amino-acid sequence MKKQFYILFFFFGMVIVPQVNYAQNDDLGNNEDEFQELFYEALKQKGIENYDRSAEALLKCIEIDDSKPVLYFELGKNYVKLKNFGDAEDALKKAVKLEPDNEWFLDELYGFYVSQNNFEKAIKTLKQLVIYHPDYKEDLASLYIKNKKYNEALELLDELDKTLGISMARDIMRNQVYEATGRKSDQIKNLEARVENNPDRESNYLALIFRYSENNEQEKAFEIAKELLKINPNSQLVHLALYKFYLDDNDAEKAINSMKIVVKSPEIKPEAKLKVLSDFVSFVGENPQFESDLVEATTIASEQQNEKTLIELGQYYIAKGDKAKALEYYEAALNKDKNNFEVLRNTLLLYIDLKQFDVAAKRSANALDNYPSQPILYLINGVSLNALNKSKLAIVILELGLDYIIDAPKMETDFYNQLSKAYTQLNNTAKAKAFSDKAKQLQSPN is encoded by the coding sequence ATGAAAAAGCAATTTTATATACTTTTCTTTTTCTTCGGAATGGTAATCGTTCCTCAGGTAAATTATGCTCAAAATGACGATTTAGGAAACAATGAGGATGAATTTCAGGAATTATTTTATGAAGCCTTAAAGCAAAAAGGTATTGAAAACTATGACCGTTCTGCTGAGGCACTTTTAAAATGTATTGAGATTGATGATTCAAAACCTGTGTTATATTTTGAATTGGGTAAAAACTATGTGAAGTTAAAAAACTTCGGTGATGCAGAAGACGCCTTAAAGAAAGCCGTGAAATTAGAACCGGATAACGAATGGTTTCTAGACGAACTGTATGGGTTTTATGTGTCACAGAATAATTTTGAAAAAGCCATTAAAACACTAAAACAGCTCGTAATTTACCATCCAGATTATAAAGAAGATTTGGCGTCACTTTACATAAAGAACAAAAAGTATAATGAGGCTTTGGAGCTTTTGGATGAATTAGATAAAACGCTTGGTATTTCTATGGCTAGGGACATCATGCGAAATCAGGTTTATGAAGCAACAGGTCGTAAGTCAGATCAAATAAAAAATCTAGAAGCGCGTGTTGAAAATAATCCTGATAGAGAATCCAATTATTTGGCACTCATTTTTCGCTACAGCGAAAATAACGAGCAGGAAAAAGCCTTTGAAATCGCTAAAGAACTGTTAAAAATAAACCCGAATTCACAATTGGTCCATTTAGCTCTATATAAATTTTATTTGGATGATAATGACGCTGAGAAAGCTATCAACTCGATGAAAATTGTTGTTAAAAGTCCTGAAATAAAACCAGAAGCAAAACTAAAAGTGCTTTCAGATTTTGTGAGTTTTGTTGGTGAAAACCCACAATTTGAGTCCGACTTGGTAGAAGCAACGACAATTGCATCAGAGCAACAAAATGAAAAAACACTAATTGAATTGGGGCAGTACTACATTGCAAAAGGAGACAAAGCAAAAGCGTTGGAGTATTATGAAGCAGCTCTAAACAAGGATAAAAATAATTTTGAAGTATTACGCAATACCTTACTGCTCTATATTGATTTAAAACAGTTTGATGTAGCAGCAAAAAGGAGTGCCAATGCCTTAGATAATTATCCTTCGCAACCCATTCTCTATTTGATAAACGGCGTATCTTTAAATGCCTTGAATAAATCGAAATTAGCCATTGTCATTTTAGAATTAGGACTTGATTATATTATTGATGCCCCGAAAATGGAAACCGATTTTTATAATCAGCTCAGTAAAGCCTACACCCAACTAAACAATACTGCAAAGGCTAAAGCGTTTAGTGATAAAGCAAAACAACTACAATCCCCCAATTAA
- a CDS encoding acyl-CoA thioesterase produces MKAKTPDQSRTIMTDLVLPSETNPLNNLFGGELLARMDRAASIAARRHSRRIVVTASVNHVAFNRAVPLGSVVTVEAKVSRAFKTSMEIFIDVWMEDRESGARTKANEAIYTFVAVDETGRPVAVPEVLPETDIEHERFDAALRRKQLSLLLAGKIKPNDATELKALFE; encoded by the coding sequence ATGAAAGCAAAGACGCCTGATCAATCTCGAACAATTATGACCGATTTGGTTTTACCTAGTGAAACCAACCCTTTAAATAATTTATTTGGCGGTGAATTATTAGCTAGAATGGATCGCGCTGCCAGTATTGCCGCTAGAAGGCATTCAAGACGTATTGTGGTCACCGCATCTGTCAATCACGTGGCATTTAATCGCGCAGTGCCTCTAGGTAGTGTAGTTACTGTCGAGGCCAAAGTGTCTCGTGCATTTAAAACGTCGATGGAAATTTTTATCGATGTTTGGATGGAGGATCGGGAATCTGGCGCCAGAACCAAAGCCAACGAAGCCATTTACACCTTTGTCGCTGTTGATGAAACGGGGCGACCTGTTGCAGTTCCAGAAGTGCTTCCAGAGACTGATATAGAACACGAACGTTTTGATGCCGCTTTACGTAGAAAACAGTTAAGCTTATTACTTGCAGGAAAAATTAAACCCAATGATGCTACTGAATTAAAAGCATTGTTTGAGTAA
- the dut gene encoding dUTP diphosphatase, producing MNIKIINKSNHDLPHYETLASAGMDLRANISESRVLKPLERSIVGTGLFIELPIGYEAQVRPRSGLAAKKGITVLNAPGTIDADYRGEIGVILVNLSNEDFTIQNGERIAQLVIAKHERAEWKETKELSETKRGEGGFGSTGVK from the coding sequence ATGAATATTAAAATCATTAATAAATCAAATCACGATTTACCACATTATGAAACGTTGGCCTCTGCCGGAATGGATTTACGCGCCAATATTTCTGAGTCAAGAGTTTTAAAACCTTTAGAAAGAAGTATTGTGGGCACAGGATTATTTATAGAACTGCCCATTGGATATGAAGCCCAAGTAAGACCACGAAGCGGATTAGCAGCAAAAAAAGGAATTACCGTATTAAATGCGCCTGGAACTATTGACGCCGATTATAGAGGCGAAATAGGCGTTATTTTGGTCAATCTTTCAAATGAAGATTTTACCATCCAAAATGGAGAGCGTATTGCACAATTAGTTATTGCAAAACACGAACGTGCAGAATGGAAAGAAACAAAAGAATTATCTGAAACCAAACGTGGTGAAGGTGGTTTTGGGAGTACCGGCGTAAAATAA
- a CDS encoding DUF4292 domain-containing protein, protein MKTCLYICLSVLAFSCKTSKTISEGEANLNLSTKQLIKENTKQKPNFKTLAARVKIDIVEKNKEKSYTVNIRLQKDEKILLLSTPISVVKALITPEKFSFYNKLDNTYFEGDYSYLSDLLGTELDFQKIQNLLLGEALYNLRDDSYKMYVDNQTYVLQPKKQRELFELFLLLESTYFKVKSQQISQSSTSRHLQIDYLSHQDVDKQILPERIKIIAVEENEEMQIHLEYKGVSLNEALRFPFKIPSDYKEIEL, encoded by the coding sequence ATGAAGACATGCCTATATATTTGTTTATCAGTTTTAGCCTTTAGCTGTAAAACTTCAAAAACCATTAGCGAAGGCGAGGCTAATTTAAACTTGTCTACAAAACAACTCATCAAGGAAAACACCAAACAGAAACCAAATTTCAAAACGCTTGCTGCCCGGGTTAAAATTGATATCGTTGAGAAAAATAAAGAAAAGAGCTATACGGTAAACATACGGTTGCAAAAGGATGAAAAAATATTACTATTGTCTACGCCTATTTCGGTAGTGAAAGCTTTAATAACTCCAGAGAAATTCAGTTTTTATAATAAGTTGGACAATACCTATTTTGAAGGTGATTACTCATATTTAAGTGATTTACTTGGAACAGAGTTGGACTTTCAAAAAATTCAGAATTTACTTTTAGGTGAAGCCCTTTATAATTTAAGAGACGATAGCTATAAAATGTATGTTGATAATCAAACCTACGTGCTTCAGCCTAAAAAACAGCGTGAGTTATTTGAACTGTTCTTGCTGTTGGAGTCCACTTATTTTAAAGTCAAGTCGCAACAAATCTCGCAATCAAGTACCTCTAGGCATTTACAAATCGATTACCTATCCCATCAAGATGTAGATAAGCAAATTTTACCTGAGCGCATCAAAATTATTGCTGTCGAGGAAAATGAAGAAATGCAAATCCATTTAGAATATAAAGGTGTTTCTTTAAATGAAGCCTTACGCTTTCCGTTTAAAATCCCATCAGACTATAAAGAAATAGAACTCTAA
- a CDS encoding murein hydrolase activator EnvC family protein, giving the protein MSIKVLHKFLLFGFCLLFSTLVFSQNNKQKELETRRQELRREIQKINELRAENKSKEKSQLSLIEDFNYKISVLDNLIKVTNQQANLLTREINNNQKKITNLREELEQLKEAYAGMIVKSYKSKNQQSRIMFLLSSNDFKQAYKRLQYIKQYSDHQREQGETIKAKTQELQQINTDLLKQKGAKKQLIAENKVVQKSLEGERKQHRTLMASIRSNLSRYTAQIKKKQREARKIDAEIDRIIKAAIAKSNKKAGRAASSSSFALTAEEKVLASNFLSNKGKLPWPVEKGYVKVGYGTQPSPIDKSLTIRSNGVRIATEKAAKVRAVFNGEVIGVVVMKNINPFVIVKHGNYITYYKNLSKVYVKTGDKVKTKQDIGEVFTNPSSGEAILSFSISKESNTQNPASWIYKM; this is encoded by the coding sequence ATGTCAATTAAAGTCTTACATAAATTTCTATTATTTGGGTTTTGTTTACTCTTTAGCACCCTTGTTTTTTCCCAAAATAATAAACAAAAGGAGTTGGAGACCAGGCGACAGGAACTGCGAAGGGAAATTCAGAAAATCAATGAGTTACGGGCTGAAAATAAATCAAAAGAGAAATCGCAACTTTCATTAATTGAAGATTTCAACTATAAAATAAGCGTATTGGATAATTTAATCAAGGTTACCAATCAGCAAGCAAATTTGTTAACAAGGGAAATTAATAATAATCAAAAGAAAATCACCAATCTTAGAGAAGAACTAGAGCAATTAAAGGAAGCCTATGCTGGTATGATTGTGAAGTCTTATAAAAGTAAGAACCAACAAAGTCGAATTATGTTCCTGTTGTCTTCAAATGATTTTAAGCAGGCCTACAAACGCCTACAGTACATCAAGCAATATTCGGACCACCAACGTGAACAAGGGGAAACAATCAAGGCAAAAACACAGGAATTACAGCAGATAAACACGGATTTGTTGAAACAAAAGGGAGCTAAAAAGCAACTTATTGCCGAAAACAAAGTTGTACAAAAATCTTTGGAAGGCGAACGAAAACAGCACAGAACTTTGATGGCTTCCATTAGAAGTAATTTGAGCAGATATACCGCTCAAATTAAGAAAAAACAACGAGAAGCTAGAAAAATTGATGCTGAGATAGATAGAATTATAAAAGCGGCCATTGCGAAATCGAACAAAAAAGCAGGTAGAGCTGCTAGCAGTTCTAGTTTTGCATTAACTGCTGAAGAAAAAGTACTGGCTTCTAATTTTTTATCAAACAAAGGGAAACTGCCGTGGCCTGTTGAAAAGGGTTATGTAAAAGTAGGGTATGGTACGCAACCATCTCCTATTGATAAATCGTTAACAATACGGAGTAACGGGGTTAGAATTGCTACAGAAAAAGCCGCTAAAGTGAGGGCTGTTTTTAACGGTGAAGTGATTGGGGTTGTGGTGATGAAAAACATCAATCCGTTTGTGATTGTGAAACACGGAAATTATATTACCTATTATAAAAATCTATCCAAGGTTTATGTGAAAACAGGTGACAAAGTGAAGACCAAGCAAGACATTGGCGAGGTATTTACAAATCCTTCAAGTGGTGAAGCTATCCTTAGTTTTAGTATTTCAAAAGAAAGTAATACGCAAAATCCAGCCAGTTGGATTTATAAAATGTGA
- a CDS encoding sugar phosphate nucleotidyltransferase, translating into MKIIVPMAGRGSRLRPHSLTVPKPLIPVAGQPIVHRLVKDIAKVLKQPIEEIAFVLGDPAWFGDDVVKSLTALATDLGAKASIYRQDLPLGTGHAIMCAKPSLSGPAVIAYADTLIRAEFDLDPTADSVIWTKQVDNPEAYGVVKLNANDDIVELIEKPETFVSDQAVIGIYYFKDVAVLKDKLQEILDENVMNGGEYQINDGIKRMMADGKVFKTGTVDEWMDCGNKAITIETNQRMLGFLKGDGEEALISESVTLENSKIIEPCFIGENVVLINTTVGPYVSVGNNTIIENSIVKNSLIQTHTTIKNANLDNAMIGNYVNYDGDFTSISIGDYSVLE; encoded by the coding sequence ATGAAAATAATAGTACCCATGGCAGGACGAGGTTCTCGTTTGCGCCCTCATAGTTTAACCGTACCAAAACCATTAATACCAGTCGCAGGTCAACCCATTGTTCACCGATTGGTAAAAGATATTGCTAAAGTTTTAAAACAACCTATCGAGGAAATCGCATTTGTGCTTGGTGACCCTGCTTGGTTTGGCGATGATGTGGTAAAAAGTTTAACGGCTTTGGCAACCGATTTAGGTGCTAAAGCGTCCATATACAGGCAAGATCTGCCTTTAGGTACGGGTCACGCTATTATGTGCGCTAAACCATCTTTATCGGGGCCAGCTGTGATTGCCTATGCAGATACTTTAATTCGAGCTGAATTCGATTTGGATCCCACCGCAGATAGCGTTATTTGGACAAAACAGGTAGATAATCCAGAAGCTTACGGTGTAGTCAAGTTAAATGCCAATGATGACATTGTCGAATTGATAGAAAAGCCAGAAACATTTGTCAGCGATCAAGCGGTTATAGGGATTTATTATTTTAAGGACGTGGCTGTTTTAAAAGATAAATTGCAAGAAATTCTTGATGAAAACGTTATGAATGGTGGCGAGTACCAAATTAACGATGGTATTAAGCGCATGATGGCTGATGGAAAGGTATTTAAAACAGGAACTGTTGATGAGTGGATGGATTGTGGAAATAAAGCCATAACCATCGAAACTAATCAACGCATGTTAGGGTTTTTAAAAGGGGATGGCGAAGAAGCATTGATTTCAGAATCGGTTACCTTAGAGAACTCTAAAATTATCGAACCCTGTTTTATTGGTGAAAATGTCGTGCTAATAAACACAACGGTTGGTCCTTACGTTTCCGTTGGGAATAATACCATTATTGAAAATTCAATCGTTAAAAATAGCTTAATACAAACACATACCACTATTAAAAACGCTAATTTAGATAATGCGATGATAGGGAATTACGTGAATTATGATGGTGACTTTACAAGTATTAGCATTGGTGATTATTCGGTATTGGAATAA